The following nucleotide sequence is from Nitrososphaerota archaeon.
CCCGTCCCATCTTGGCCCATTGTCTGGCCCATTCAATGAATATCCTATCACTTCCGCTTAGACCTTTTCCAGTCGTAAGGATCGCTGCATTAGCATTGATGTAAATCGTTAGAGGGGTACGATTTGATGCCAGACTCAACCCTTATCACCATCACCTAATTTGCCACCAAAGGCACTGGAACGAAGACCAGCAAGCGCTGACCGTATTCTGTCCTTCTCAGAGATGTTCTTTTCATATATAATTTTTCCTGAATTTCTAAAGGTCTCATTCAGTGTGTCAGATAGGACTTTTCCGTCGAGGTAATCTGGCAGTGGCCGATTCATGAGACAAAGTACTGTCGGAACGATGTCCAGTATCGAAGCGTTCTCAATCTTTCGGCCCTGTGCCACATCAGGGCCATAAGCCAGTATGATTCCCTCGGGTTGATGGTCACCGGTTTCGCTCAGAAGAACAGCCTTCGGAGAAGTGAAGATTGTGTTACCTAAGCCATCTTTAGCGCAATAGCCGTCCTCCATTTCCAAAACAAGATCCGGAGCATTATTCACAAAATTACCTTTGCAAATTTCCTCCTTCTTGTAGACACTTCTTACAACTTTTCGACCTGTAGCGGGATCTGTTAGATTCTTGATATTGAGAATAATATCGTCACGTACTCTGTCGTAATCCTTCTGATCTACTATGCCTTGTGGTTCCCTCCCTTTCAAGTTTACCAAAAAACTCCTTCCAGTATAAGACAAGAAGATAGCTTTCGTAGCGCTCCAATCGACATCTTCTAATGAAAAACGACCACCCAACAAGAACGGATTAATTACTGATGGTGGAGCGAATCTTATCAGAAAATCGAGAGGTATCTTCAGTTTAATTGGGATTGACGCTACGTTTAGAATTACCCTCCGGAACCCGCTTCTGACTTTCACCTTCTTCATCGATAGGAAGTCCGAGGTGATGAGATAGTTGTTAATGTACACATCTGTAGTGCGAGGACCGAAACCATGATCCGAAATTATGAAGACATTTACATTACCGTCATTGGTAGATATTAGCCGGTCTAACATCGTATCAAGACGTTGGTAGACGACGGGTATAATGTCGAGTTCTCTCGATCTGAATGAAGAATCATAGTTGGGATATGTAGTATCGAAGTATTTCCAATAGAAGTGCTGCACTCTATCGGACGCAGTCTCCACCACCATGAAGAAATCCCAAGACACAGACCTCATCAGGTCCAGAGCTACTCTTTCTCTTCGATCTATAGTGTCCAATACTACATCTAGATAACGCTTTGAATTGCCTTGGAAATTGGTGGGACCACCACAATCAATTCTGTATCCAATGGCATCTAATTTTTTCTTCACAGAGTCCGGATAAGTATATTGATACTTCTCCGAAGGAGCGTCCATTCCGCTTATCATCACACCATTGTCATTTCTGTCGGGTGGGAAGGTTACAGGGACATTAATCACGACGTATCGCAATCCGGCTCGGCTAAGTATTCGCCATATCGGCTCTGCCCTCATGTTGGTCGCATTCACAAAACTGGACTTATAGTTAGAGTGAGAAATAAAATCATAGATGTTGTGTTTGCCTGGATTAACCCCAGTTACCGAAGAAACCCAAGCAGGCGGTGTGAGAGGCGGGACTATCGTAGTTAGCGTTCCGGACGATCCATTTGCGATGATGCGCTGTAAAGTTGGGAGCTCGCCTTGGCTGATCAGTTGATTTATGACCCGCCAGGTTGCACCATCCAGACCAATTACCAGAACCTTGTGTGCCAACTGGAGTTCATCTGAGCTATTGCGGTGAAGGTCGGCCCTTCTTTGAAACAATAAAAAGGTAATGGTATCCACAGATCAATGAAATAGTCGATATCAATGCTTGAATACCATCAGAGTCGATTGACATGGTTCTAATAAAGTTTCGAAGATATCGTAACTTGAACTTGATCTCTAGATATTTGCAATACCGTGTTTCTTGTAATCCGCTTGCTTGGAGAATCGCAAGCCAAGACCTCTTTGGCAGAGCACATTTCATGATTTGGCGGTTAAATGATCTTGGATTGATCATTATAAACAGAGCCTGATTCCTTACAACTCTGCTGATTTCGCCGAATGCATGTTCAGGATTATTAAGAAACTCCGCCACTCTAAGACAAAGCACGACATCGAATGAATCATCAGGAAAAGGGAACCGATCGTTATCTAAGTCTACCTTGTACAGATAGTTCTTAACAGAATCTGGCGCCCTCGAAAGGGCCTCTTCACTCGCATCAATTCCAAACGAGGCAACACGTCTTCTGCGAATGGCGAGAACATAGAGCCCAGTAGCACTTCCAACATCCAGTAATTGTCTTGGCTTCAGCGTTTGAACAGTTGCGCCAACAAATGGCATGACATCATAACGCAGCTTCCCCTTAAGCGCCCGTGGCTTGTAGGATGGGAATACATCAGTGAAGGACTCTGAGTTCATTGGGTACTTTTGGGTTCGGTACTCCCCCCTTTAACTGTTGATATCTGTTAACAATTTTGGCAAGTCTTTTTGCTTGTGTCTAGATATCTTCTATTTGATATCTGCACGATAATTTGAATGATGTATCTTAATTCTGCAAGAACAAAGACTGTTGAGACCAAGGCATCGAAGAGAAGAGTGATACATCAACAGACTAGCAAGTCAGAATGGCGGTTAGAATCAGGCGCCTTGCAGAGCACATAGCTCGCCAATCGAAGTTACGGCAACACTTCTGCAAATCTAAATCCTGTTCATAACGTGCCACTAACAACGATTGTCGACATCACATGACGAAATCGTTTTCCGTGCCATTATTTTTTTACTGCTTTTACTAGTATAGAAACAGAAGAATTTTCTAATCGATATGGCTCCACGTTACGCGCATCAACCTTTCGCCATATACTCAAAACAAAATTAGCTAGTCTGGATAAAGCCGTGTTCGAAATTGATTCTGATTTGTAGGTAGATATTGATGCAATCGATTTACTAAAGAATGGTGAAACATCTCCTGTTCTTTTGGAAAGGTAAATTAAAGCGTAATTGAAAGGTAAACAGTAATGTGTCAAAGTCAGCGAATACTCCACGTTTAGCCCGGATTTTGTTACGACGTCTATTATTTCATGATACGTATAGAGACGTAAATGATGCGCCCATATTCCCCCGAATAAGCCATTCACCTTGAAGTGACCTAACCTCAACTTTTCCCGTATTTTATTGGGAGGATCCCAAAAGAATGGATAATTATTGTTTGGCACAGTGATTACTAGAATTCCTCCGACCTTCAAACTTGCGTAAAGTTCTTTTAAAACCTCATTATCATTCCGTACATGTTCTAAAACTTCAGAAAGAATAATTGCGTCAAAGCATTCCCGCCTATAGGGGAAATGGGCTACGTCACCGATCAAGGGGTGGATATTTTGTGATCGCGTCTTTTCGTTTAGCTGCGAAACCAATTCATAATTTATGTCTAGTGAATGTACTGTACAATTGTTTACCCGCGAAACCAGCCATGAGAAGAATCCTTCACCGCACCCACAATCTAAGATAACGGCTCCTTCTTTGATTGAAAGAGACTTCATCACGGCGGACACCCTCCTCTTAAAGGCTAAGTTTCCGAGATGCGCGAGATTAGATTCCAAGGCATCATTAATATAACTCGTCATTCAATTACCTTATCCCATAACATTTCCGTGAACTGTATATGCGCTTTCAATTGTTTGCGAGTTTTTGTCGGAAAAATTTTGTTCCGCATAACGTCTACTGTTAGAAGTGAGCAACTTCAGAAGACCCGGATCATTTTTGATTCTTATGATCGCTTCTTTTATCCCAGAAACGGTTGGTTCGATCAGAATACCAACAGTTTGATCAAGAATATCAGGTATACCGCCCCTATTAGATGCTATCACTGGCGTTCCGCAGGATAATGCTTCAGATATCACTCGACCAAAAGGCTCCTCATACAACGAAGGCACTACAGTAATATCCGCTGCACTGTACACTTTGGCTAGTGTTTTAGTATCAACTTTCCCGAAGTAAATAATGTTCTTGCGGTTGCTTGCTATCCGCCTTATAGTTTCAGATAAAGGTCCATCGCCGACGATAAGGCAATCCACATCACTGAGATATTCCATTGCGGATATTAGCTGCATCACTCCTTTTGCGGCTATTAGTCTTCCCACAAAAAGTACTGTAAATTTATCGCTAAGACCAAGAACACGTTTAGACGCCTTTTTATCCTGTGGAGAGAAAAGGTTTTGGTCTACCCAATGATGATACACTATCATTTTGCTCTTTGGGAGACCCGCAGCTAAAAGGTCACTAAACGACCTTCGACCCAAAACAAGAATAGTATCGAATGAAGCAAGAATAATGTGAACTAGTCTTGCCATCAACCGACGATTATCTAAATTATATACTGCGTGGGAACTTACAACACTGCGCTTCCTAAACACTGAAGCGCATACCTTAGTTATTAGCGCCGCATTTAGCCCATGAGCATGAATAACATCGATGTTCTTTCGTCTAGCTAAAATGAAAAATAGCGAGTACAGAAGCAATGGAGGGGTTAAATAAAAAAATTCTAAAAGCGGATAACGTTCAAGCCTATTGAAAAGACCGTATCCGAGCCAATCTATCCTTCGCACCTCTAAATTTTGACTCTTTTCAAGTTTAGAGCTTTTGCCCTTTGTTGTTAAAGGCTGATATGTAATAACGAGAACCTGATAATTTTTCAACGTAAGATATTTGCATAAGTCGTCTAGGTGAGTCTCGACTCCTCCAATGTTAGGACTGAAAAAAGGGGTTATCATTAATATACCTTGAAATGCTCTTTTCATTCTTGACCCTCTTGCTGCAGTTCATCAGATTGCTGATATAACAAATTTAATGCCATAAATAAGCAGAGTAAGCCAACATGCTAATGGGTGGAAAAACCAAGCTCGATCCGGCATTTTCTTATACCCTTTAATGGAGTCTGTTGCAATAGGAACCACGATTAGCGTATATAATACAAATCTTAAAACTCCTATGCGGTTTCTTTTCCATGGATACTTTCTCATTCCAAGTCTATCGTATAATAGGTAATCTCGTATCCTGCGATGGGTTTTTCTTGTAAATGTCGTTATATCATTGGCAAATAGATGGACTATTCCGATCTTGACTTTTGCGAATTTGTTTTGTTGATTTTTGATTAGTTGGTATATGATGTCTACGTCGAAAAGATACGGTTCGTATTGCAACTCCTTAAGCGCGTTTGCTCGCACTAAGAAACCGTTCGCGCCTATGGTTGGAATATTATTATCGTCCAACTCTAAAAGCAGGTAATTGTTGTAATCTTTTGTTCTGATAGATAACTCAGTCCATTTTCCAGTGATATAACAGTACCTATCATAGTTCCCCATGTATAAACAAAGTGGATCATTCATTCCAAGCAATGCGCAGTATCGGCTTACAAAAGAATCTTGCGTTCGATAAGTATAGTGTAACGGCTCAACACCAACAATGTCTTCGTTTCTAAATGGGTTAACCATTTGTTTAAGCCAGTTCTCTTCATTCAAGACGTTATCCGAATCTTGAAACAGTATAATTTCATTTGTTGACGCTTTTACGCCAACAGCCTTCCCTGCTTCGCCAGTCCTTAATGGGTTGTTCAGTAACTTGTTTATCCCAAATTTCTTTGCTATTAGCAACGTTTGATCTTTTGAGCCGCCATCAATAAGTATTATTTCAA
It contains:
- a CDS encoding glycosyltransferase family 2 protein — protein: MEENERIDSKNLPSISIVIPTYNSERTLGQCLDSIRRQNYSKNRIEIILIDGGSKDQTLLIAKKFGINKLLNNPLRTGEAGKAVGVKASTNEIILFQDSDNVLNEENWLKQMVNPFRNEDIVGVEPLHYTYRTQDSFVSRYCALLGMNDPLCLYMGNYDRYCYITGKWTELSIRTKDYNNYLLLELDDNNIPTIGANGFLVRANALKELQYEPYLFDVDIIYQLIKNQQNKFAKVKIGIVHLFANDITTFTRKTHRRIRDYLLYDRLGMRKYPWKRNRIGVLRFVLYTLIVVPIATDSIKGYKKMPDRAWFFHPLACWLTLLIYGIKFVISAI
- a CDS encoding alkaline phosphatase family protein; this translates as MDTITFLLFQRRADLHRNSSDELQLAHKVLVIGLDGATWRVINQLISQGELPTLQRIIANGSSGTLTTIVPPLTPPAWVSSVTGVNPGKHNIYDFISHSNYKSSFVNATNMRAEPIWRILSRAGLRYVVINVPVTFPPDRNDNGVMISGMDAPSEKYQYTYPDSVKKKLDAIGYRIDCGGPTNFQGNSKRYLDVVLDTIDRRERVALDLMRSVSWDFFMVVETASDRVQHFYWKYFDTTYPNYDSSFRSRELDIIPVVYQRLDTMLDRLISTNDGNVNVFIISDHGFGPRTTDVYINNYLITSDFLSMKKVKVRSGFRRVILNVASIPIKLKIPLDFLIRFAPPSVINPFLLGGRFSLEDVDWSATKAIFLSYTGRSFLVNLKGREPQGIVDQKDYDRVRDDIILNIKNLTDPATGRKVVRSVYKKEEICKGNFVNNAPDLVLEMEDGYCAKDGLGNTIFTSPKAVLLSETGDHQPEGIILAYGPDVAQGRKIENASILDIVPTVLCLMNRPLPDYLDGKVLSDTLNETFRNSGKIIYEKNISEKDRIRSALAGLRSSAFGGKLGDGDKG
- a CDS encoding glycosyltransferase family 4 protein is translated as MKRAFQGILMITPFFSPNIGGVETHLDDLCKYLTLKNYQVLVITYQPLTTKGKSSKLEKSQNLEVRRIDWLGYGLFNRLERYPLLEFFYLTPPLLLYSLFFILARRKNIDVIHAHGLNAALITKVCASVFRKRSVVSSHAVYNLDNRRLMARLVHIILASFDTILVLGRRSFSDLLAAGLPKSKMIVYHHWVDQNLFSPQDKKASKRVLGLSDKFTVLFVGRLIAAKGVMQLISAMEYLSDVDCLIVGDGPLSETIRRIASNRKNIIYFGKVDTKTLAKVYSAADITVVPSLYEEPFGRVISEALSCGTPVIASNRGGIPDILDQTVGILIEPTVSGIKEAIIRIKNDPGLLKLLTSNSRRYAEQNFSDKNSQTIESAYTVHGNVMG
- a CDS encoding class I SAM-dependent methyltransferase → MNSESFTDVFPSYKPRALKGKLRYDVMPFVGATVQTLKPRQLLDVGSATGLYVLAIRRRRVASFGIDASEEALSRAPDSVKNYLYKVDLDNDRFPFPDDSFDVVLCLRVAEFLNNPEHAFGEISRVVRNQALFIMINPRSFNRQIMKCALPKRSWLAILQASGLQETRYCKYLEIKFKLRYLRNFIRTMSIDSDGIQALISTISLICGYHYLFIVSKKGRPSPQ
- a CDS encoding class I SAM-dependent methyltransferase, with product MKSLSIKEGAVILDCGCGEGFFSWLVSRVNNCTVHSLDINYELVSQLNEKTRSQNIHPLIGDVAHFPYRRECFDAIILSEVLEHVRNDNEVLKELYASLKVGGILVITVPNNNYPFFWDPPNKIREKLRLGHFKVNGLFGGIWAHHLRLYTYHEIIDVVTKSGLNVEYSLTLTHYCLPFNYALIYLSKRTGDVSPFFSKSIASISTYKSESISNTALSRLANFVLSIWRKVDARNVEPYRLENSSVSILVKAVKK